A genomic window from Ruminiclostridium cellulolyticum H10 includes:
- a CDS encoding polyphosphate polymerase domain-containing protein, protein MKLRHEYKIFLNYSDYLTVRSRLRAVIQHDNHVDETGEYKIRSLYFDNIYNKALYEKISGVSKREKFRIRCYNDNYDFIKLEKKSKINGMCNKVSETVTKEEVRCIINGDIDWMLDSKRPLVSELYTKMKTEQLRPKVIVDYNREPFVYPAGNVRITLDRNVRTSINSIDMLDPDVPTVLAEGRTIILEVKYDNYKPTMISDIVMVQDRLISAFSKYVAGRKFG, encoded by the coding sequence TTGAAATTACGTCATGAATACAAGATATTTCTTAATTATTCAGACTATCTTACCGTTCGATCACGATTAAGAGCAGTAATTCAGCATGATAACCACGTTGACGAAACAGGTGAATACAAAATAAGAAGTCTGTATTTTGACAACATTTATAACAAGGCTTTATATGAAAAAATCAGTGGAGTAAGTAAGCGTGAGAAGTTCAGAATCCGTTGCTACAATGATAATTATGACTTCATAAAACTTGAAAAGAAAAGTAAAATCAATGGAATGTGCAATAAGGTTTCGGAAACAGTCACCAAAGAGGAAGTAAGGTGCATAATCAATGGTGACATCGATTGGATGCTTGATTCCAAAAGGCCGCTTGTTTCCGAACTGTATACAAAAATGAAAACAGAGCAGTTAAGGCCTAAAGTGATTGTGGATTATAACCGTGAACCCTTTGTATACCCTGCAGGAAATGTCAGAATAACATTGGACAGGAATGTACGAACAAGTATAAACAGTATTGATATGCTTGACCCTGATGTTCCTACGGTTCTGGCAGAGGGGCGGACAATTATTTTAGAGGTCAAGTATGATAACTACAAACCGACCATGATTTCAGATATAGTCATGGTTCAGGACAGGCTCATATCAGCCTTTTCAAAATATGTAGCCGGCAGAAAATTCGGATAA
- a CDS encoding DUF4956 domain-containing protein, whose product MDSFLNSSFIKNATAVSGFDMFVGIIVSFIIGFFIFTVYKKTFSGVMFSSNFGLSLVGMAMITCAVILAVSSNVVLSLGMLGTLSIVRFRTALKDPFDIVFLFWAITSGIIVGAGMIPLAVVTSLLMGIVMTVFVNRKSRTTPYIIVVNCENSDIEDSVLNLIESKSAKSTVKGKTVSRTGMELTVEVQLKDGYSKFVNDIINIEGVVNAVMVSYNGEYMG is encoded by the coding sequence GTGGACAGTTTTTTAAATTCAAGTTTTATAAAGAATGCTACAGCAGTAAGCGGTTTTGATATGTTTGTAGGAATTATCGTTTCATTTATAATAGGCTTTTTCATTTTTACGGTTTACAAGAAAACTTTTTCGGGGGTAATGTTCTCGTCAAATTTCGGATTATCATTGGTAGGAATGGCAATGATAACATGTGCGGTTATATTGGCAGTTTCCAGTAATGTAGTACTTTCCCTTGGTATGCTCGGTACACTTTCCATAGTGAGATTCAGGACGGCACTCAAGGATCCCTTTGATATTGTCTTCTTATTTTGGGCAATTACATCGGGAATAATCGTTGGTGCCGGAATGATTCCACTAGCAGTTGTAACAAGTCTGTTAATGGGTATTGTGATGACTGTTTTCGTAAATAGGAAAAGCAGGACTACACCCTATATAATAGTAGTAAATTGTGAGAACTCAGATATTGAAGACAGCGTACTGAATCTAATTGAATCAAAATCTGCAAAGTCGACAGTTAAAGGCAAGACGGTATCCAGGACAGGGATGGAGCTTACAGTAGAGGTTCAATTAAAGGATGGATATAGTAAATTTGTCAATGATATAATTAATATCGAGGGTGTTGTAAATGCCGTTATGGTCAGCTATAACGGAGAATACATGGGGTAA
- a CDS encoding phosphatase PAP2 family protein: MPLWSAITENTWGNTLFYGKGIKLLDNFVTESNRKNKHNKIFVNTIFLLLMGFAFAGLILLIKSGGIDGFDSTVYDSLRSLKSHTTKQIVKFLGGIGDPQVNLYLGLAIAALGIVVFANRGGYFKYILYAAAILIVSFLNPLLKEVFKRPHPDAEVDKFSFPSSHAAMAFMFYLVLYIVINKHIKMKVGRIALAVFCIIMPILIGFSRVYLTNHYASDIIGGYLESSIIFTIMLLVNNIVKCFSEKNKS; encoded by the coding sequence ATGCCGTTATGGTCAGCTATAACGGAGAATACATGGGGTAATACGCTTTTTTATGGAAAGGGGATTAAACTGTTGGATAATTTTGTGACTGAGTCAAATAGAAAAAACAAACATAATAAGATTTTTGTAAATACTATATTTCTTCTGTTAATGGGGTTTGCATTTGCAGGACTTATCCTATTGATTAAATCAGGAGGAATAGATGGTTTTGATAGTACCGTTTACGATTCATTGAGAAGCTTGAAATCGCATACTACAAAACAAATTGTTAAGTTTCTGGGAGGTATAGGTGATCCGCAAGTGAATTTATACTTGGGACTTGCAATAGCGGCACTTGGAATTGTAGTTTTTGCTAATAGGGGAGGGTATTTTAAGTATATTTTGTATGCCGCAGCAATATTGATTGTATCTTTTTTAAATCCACTGTTAAAAGAAGTATTTAAACGTCCTCATCCCGATGCTGAAGTGGACAAATTCTCCTTTCCAAGTAGCCATGCCGCAATGGCATTCATGTTTTATTTGGTGCTTTATATTGTAATTAACAAACATATAAAAATGAAAGTGGGCAGAATTGCACTGGCAGTTTTCTGCATCATCATGCCTATACTTATCGGTTTTAGCCGTGTTTATCTTACAAATCACTATGCGAGTGATATTATAGGCGGATATCTGGAATCAAGCATAATATTTACAATAATGTTACTAGTTAACAATATTGTAAAGTGTTTTTCAGAAAAAAATAAATCTTAA
- a CDS encoding glycosyltransferase family 2 protein: MSKKLLSIVVPVYNEQEVINETFKRLSGVFKNYFMGVEYIFINDGSKDNTYFKLKEIANANTCVRVINFARNFGHQIAITAGMDYAQGDAVVIIDADLQDPPEVILQMVEQWNQGYEVVYGKRLQREGETFFKKLTAKMFYRFLDSMTDVKLPVDVGDFRLIDRKVCDAMKCLPERSRYVRGLVSWVGFKQTSVEYRREKRFAGETKYPLKKMLKLAGDGIFSFSYKPLKLATFAGMLVSVISFIYLIVVLVQKLVKNNVASGWASSMAVSLLFNGVMLIVIGIMGEYVGRIYEEVKARPLYVVGELMGFEDETERKNDIK, encoded by the coding sequence ATGTCAAAAAAATTATTATCAATAGTCGTACCCGTTTATAATGAACAGGAAGTAATAAATGAGACCTTTAAAAGACTTTCCGGTGTATTCAAAAACTATTTTATGGGTGTAGAATACATTTTTATAAATGATGGAAGTAAAGATAATACATATTTTAAGCTCAAAGAAATTGCAAACGCAAACACATGTGTACGTGTTATAAATTTCGCTAGGAATTTCGGACACCAGATAGCTATTACAGCAGGCATGGACTATGCACAGGGTGACGCTGTAGTAATAATAGATGCTGACTTGCAGGATCCGCCTGAAGTTATTCTCCAAATGGTAGAACAGTGGAATCAGGGCTATGAAGTGGTCTATGGCAAGAGGCTTCAAAGAGAGGGAGAAACCTTTTTCAAGAAGCTTACGGCAAAAATGTTCTATCGATTCCTTGATAGCATGACAGATGTTAAACTACCTGTTGATGTTGGTGATTTCAGGCTTATTGACAGAAAAGTGTGTGATGCCATGAAATGTCTGCCCGAACGCTCCAGATACGTCAGAGGACTGGTTAGCTGGGTAGGCTTCAAACAGACCAGTGTAGAGTATAGACGTGAGAAGCGATTTGCAGGTGAAACCAAGTATCCTCTGAAAAAAATGCTCAAACTGGCAGGGGATGGTATATTCTCATTTTCATATAAACCGTTAAAGCTTGCAACTTTTGCCGGAATGCTTGTTTCAGTAATAAGCTTTATATATCTGATAGTTGTTTTGGTACAGAAATTGGTTAAAAACAATGTTGCCTCAGGATGGGCTTCCTCAATGGCTGTATCCTTGCTTTTTAACGGGGTGATGCTTATAGTTATAGGGATAATGGGTGAATACGTGGGCAGAATATACGAGGAGGTAAAAGCTCGTCCTTTATATGTTGTCGGAGAATTAATGGGATTTGAGGACGAGACCGAGAGGAAAAACGACATTAAATGA
- a CDS encoding glycosyltransferase family 39 protein, whose protein sequence is MNSRNRDVLNKTIIIIMAVLTAYLLYLNFLYSAYNNALIYTLLVVPTVFIIYLLAYKINISPLAFFITIFVLAFFSKGLIAITSNTLPISDFNTFYNCAVRLINGDKSFGHGFYFTSFAYQTGPVIYYSMIMKLFGTGLLPLKLVNCFFMAGSNSLVYLIARKISNDYTARFAALLYLLYPAPYFLAPVLTNQHFAACMFLLSIYLLLETRINFPLRNLTAGIVLSFGNTVRPLGVVILGGVVVWAITQSIRDKKLVRIGGSVIMIAAYLLMSFTFSTIVKKANINPEGLNNNYPLWKFVVGFNYETKGTFSYPDQNEIFYIDDFEKRNEVSKRVIKERISISPAKMFNLINTKQKIMWSNFDTMKWGFYDKVDNHLVPSEILKKYELPILKTEKMYYILAFMLMFAGLFLTLRKKTETGIVLIASILGCYFAAHAIIEVQVRYRYFAIMLVFVLAAKGSELLMSGFHGYRKKYRL, encoded by the coding sequence ATGAATTCAAGAAACAGAGATGTACTAAACAAGACAATAATAATTATTATGGCAGTACTTACTGCATATTTACTGTACCTTAATTTTTTGTACTCCGCATATAATAATGCCCTCATATACACATTGTTGGTAGTTCCTACGGTATTCATTATATATCTGCTTGCTTATAAGATTAACATCTCGCCTCTTGCGTTTTTTATTACGATATTCGTTTTGGCATTTTTTTCCAAAGGATTGATTGCAATCACGTCCAATACTCTCCCTATATCGGACTTTAATACATTTTATAATTGTGCTGTAAGACTTATTAATGGAGACAAGTCCTTTGGACATGGGTTTTACTTTACATCATTTGCATATCAAACGGGACCGGTAATTTATTATTCCATGATTATGAAACTATTCGGTACGGGACTTTTGCCGTTGAAGCTCGTAAATTGTTTTTTCATGGCAGGCTCAAATTCTCTGGTTTACCTTATAGCCAGAAAAATATCAAATGATTACACCGCAAGGTTTGCTGCGTTGTTGTACCTTTTGTATCCTGCACCTTATTTTCTGGCTCCGGTACTGACAAATCAGCATTTTGCAGCATGTATGTTTCTTCTTTCCATATATCTGCTGCTAGAAACCCGCATAAACTTTCCACTAAGAAACCTTACTGCCGGTATAGTCCTTTCCTTTGGTAATACTGTCAGACCACTTGGGGTTGTTATACTCGGAGGTGTTGTGGTTTGGGCAATTACACAATCCATCAGGGACAAAAAGCTTGTACGGATTGGTGGCTCAGTGATTATGATTGCAGCTTACTTGCTTATGAGTTTTACTTTTTCAACGATAGTAAAAAAGGCGAACATAAACCCGGAAGGCTTGAACAATAATTATCCTTTGTGGAAATTTGTAGTTGGTTTCAATTACGAAACAAAGGGAACATTTTCTTATCCTGACCAAAACGAAATATTTTATATAGACGATTTTGAAAAGAGAAATGAAGTATCAAAGAGGGTTATTAAAGAACGAATTTCCATCAGCCCGGCGAAAATGTTTAATTTGATTAATACAAAACAGAAGATTATGTGGAGCAACTTTGATACCATGAAGTGGGGTTTCTATGATAAGGTGGACAATCATCTGGTGCCTTCGGAAATCCTAAAAAAATACGAACTCCCCATCCTAAAAACAGAAAAAATGTATTATATCCTTGCATTTATGCTTATGTTCGCAGGGTTATTCCTGACCTTAAGGAAAAAAACTGAAACAGGTATAGTCTTGATAGCTTCAATTCTCGGATGCTATTTTGCAGCTCATGCTATAATTGAAGTACAGGTCAGATACAGGTACTTTGCAATTATGCTGGTGTTTGTGCTTGCTGCAAAGGGAAGTGAGCTGCTGATGTCGGGGTTTCACGGATATAGAAAAAAATATAGACTCTAA